The following are encoded together in the Xanthobacter autotrophicus Py2 genome:
- a CDS encoding Formate--tetrahydrofolate ligase (PFAM: formate-tetrahydrofolate ligase FTHFS~KEGG: pde:Pden_1580 formate--tetrahydrofolate ligase) codes for MHERTARPLDPSSDAAIAASVTPRPIAEVADALGIPADALYRYGPYKAKVALDFITEIETRPRGHLVLVTAINPTPAGEGKTTTTIGLGDALARLGTRAAVCLREPSLGPVFGAKGGATGGGRAQIIPMQDINLHFTGDLHAITAAHNLLSALIDNHIHWGNGLDLDARRISWRRVMDLNDRVLRHVTVGLGGPGNGFPREDGFDITVASEVMAILCLATDLADLEERLSRMVIGQTRGRRLVTAEELGGVGAMVALLRDAFQPNLVQTMEGTPAFVHGGPFANIAHGCNSVMATKAALGLADVVVTEAGFGADLGAEKFLDIKCRQAGLAPSAAVVVATVRALKMHGGVSLKELGTPDPHAVTRGCANLKRHVENLEKFGLPVVVALNHFTSDTPEETQAVRATLAPLGVGVHVCGHWAKGGAGAEDLARAVLELVARPSTFHTLYPDQMPLTAKIETIARQIYRAARVDITPAAARKLHEYEIAGFGDLPVCMAKTQYSFSADPAARNAPEGHVLPVREVRLSAGAGFVVALAGDIMTMPGLPSAPAAEQIFVMPDGFIAGLS; via the coding sequence ATGCACGAGAGAACTGCCCGCCCGCTCGATCCCTCCTCGGACGCCGCCATCGCCGCCAGCGTGACACCCCGGCCCATCGCCGAGGTGGCGGACGCCCTGGGGATCCCGGCGGATGCGCTCTACCGCTATGGCCCGTACAAGGCCAAGGTGGCGCTGGATTTCATCACCGAGATCGAGACCCGGCCGCGCGGGCACCTGGTGCTGGTCACCGCCATCAACCCGACCCCGGCGGGGGAGGGCAAGACCACCACCACCATCGGCCTTGGCGATGCCCTGGCCCGCCTCGGCACCAGGGCCGCCGTGTGCCTGCGCGAACCCTCCCTCGGCCCGGTGTTCGGCGCCAAGGGCGGCGCCACCGGCGGTGGGCGGGCGCAAATCATCCCCATGCAGGACATCAACCTGCATTTCACCGGCGACCTCCACGCCATCACCGCCGCGCATAACCTCTTGTCGGCGCTCATCGACAATCACATCCACTGGGGCAACGGCCTCGACCTCGACGCCAGGCGCATCAGCTGGCGGCGGGTGATGGATCTCAACGACCGCGTGCTGCGCCATGTCACCGTGGGCCTCGGCGGGCCGGGCAACGGCTTCCCCCGCGAGGACGGCTTCGACATCACGGTCGCCAGCGAGGTCATGGCTATCCTGTGCCTCGCCACCGATCTGGCGGACCTGGAGGAGCGCCTGTCGCGCATGGTCATCGGCCAGACCCGCGGCCGCCGGCTGGTGACCGCCGAGGAACTGGGCGGCGTCGGCGCCATGGTGGCGCTGCTGCGCGATGCCTTCCAGCCGAACCTGGTGCAGACCATGGAGGGCACCCCCGCCTTCGTCCATGGCGGCCCGTTCGCCAACATCGCCCATGGATGTAATTCGGTGATGGCCACGAAGGCCGCCCTCGGCCTTGCCGACGTGGTGGTGACCGAGGCCGGCTTCGGCGCCGATCTCGGGGCCGAGAAGTTTCTCGATATCAAGTGCCGGCAGGCCGGCCTTGCCCCCTCCGCCGCCGTGGTGGTGGCCACCGTCCGGGCGTTGAAAATGCATGGCGGCGTCTCGCTCAAGGAGCTGGGCACGCCGGACCCCCATGCGGTCACGCGCGGCTGCGCCAACCTGAAGCGACATGTGGAGAACCTGGAGAAGTTCGGCTTGCCGGTGGTGGTGGCCCTGAACCACTTCACCTCCGACACGCCGGAGGAGACGCAGGCGGTGCGCGCCACCCTGGCGCCGCTCGGGGTGGGCGTCCACGTCTGCGGCCATTGGGCCAAAGGTGGCGCGGGCGCTGAAGATCTGGCCCGCGCGGTGCTGGAACTGGTGGCCCGTCCCTCCACCTTCCACACCCTCTATCCCGACCAGATGCCCCTCACCGCCAAGATCGAGACCATCGCCCGGCAGATCTACCGCGCCGCCCGGGTCGACATCACCCCCGCCGCCGCACGCAAGCTCCATGAGTATGAGATCGCCGGCTTCGGCGACCTGCCGGTGTGCATGGCGAAGACGCAATATTCCTTCTCCGCCGATCCGGCGGCGCGCAACGCGCCGGAAGGCCATGTGCTGCCGGTGCGGGAGGTGCGCCTGTCCGCCGGTGCCGGTTTCGTGGTGGCGCTGGCAGGCGACATCATGACCATGCCGGGCCTGCCATCGGCCCCTGCCGCAGAACAGATTTTCGTGATGCCGGATGGCTTTATCGCGGGCCTGTCATAA
- a CDS encoding protein of unknown function DUF1223 (PFAM: protein of unknown function DUF1223~KEGG: mlo:mll4533 hypothetical protein): MPAPTRPSSRARLMHATALMVALATAAAPPAVAAPQNQHLTVVELFTSQGCSSCPPADANLIALSRRPDVLALSFSVTYWDHLGWRDTFGKPEFTKRQYAYEPQLSERGPFTPQMVVNGRISRVGFNLAEIERAISAAPPFSGPDITLGPREVSIGRGAAPAAEADIWLVAYDPHVVEVPVRRGENSGRTLPHVRVVHRLERLGGWDGKPVHIARSETPPGLLTAVLVQLPSGGPILSAATE, translated from the coding sequence ATGCCCGCACCGACACGCCCCTCTTCGCGCGCGCGCCTGATGCACGCCACCGCCCTCATGGTGGCGCTTGCGACTGCCGCCGCGCCACCGGCCGTCGCCGCCCCGCAAAACCAGCATCTCACCGTCGTGGAACTGTTCACCAGCCAGGGCTGCTCCTCCTGCCCGCCGGCGGACGCCAACCTCATCGCCCTCAGCCGGCGGCCGGATGTGCTCGCGCTCAGCTTCAGCGTGACCTATTGGGATCATCTCGGCTGGCGCGACACCTTCGGCAAGCCGGAATTCACGAAGCGCCAGTATGCCTATGAGCCGCAACTGAGCGAGCGCGGTCCGTTCACTCCGCAGATGGTGGTGAACGGCCGCATCAGCCGCGTCGGGTTCAACCTGGCCGAGATCGAGCGGGCCATCTCCGCCGCCCCGCCCTTCAGCGGACCGGACATCACCCTCGGGCCGAGGGAGGTGTCCATCGGCCGGGGAGCGGCGCCTGCCGCGGAGGCCGACATCTGGCTGGTGGCCTATGATCCACACGTGGTGGAGGTGCCGGTGCGGCGCGGCGAGAATTCCGGCCGCACCTTGCCCCACGTGCGCGTTGTCCACCGGCTGGAACGCCTCGGCGGCTGGGATGGCAAGCCCGTCCACATCGCCCGGAGCGAGACGCCGCCGGGCCTGCTCACAGCGGTCCTGGTCCAGCTTCCGTCCGGCGGCCCGATCCTGTCGGCGGCGACCGAATAA
- a CDS encoding conserved hypothetical protein (KEGG: rpd:RPD_1232 hypothetical protein) — translation MDEWALLILVVLAFPVMTLVAFVLVLKHRGRIRVLEARVAALEAQAFGIVPAVPPAAAPIPSGPVTLAPFAPRPPEPATAPPEPARPPALHDVTRPPPLSAPSQPEDAAPPLPPRPGFDAGQLKERFAGFEEKVGARWAVWVGGLALALGGVFLVRFAVEQDLIGPGMRVGLGLLLAVALLAGGEVLRRRARREEPAEPLSAPAAGPFAGLGRVPDVPSILTAAGTMTAFGSIYAAYELYHLIPPQAAFLLLAATGVATLLAALLHGPALAALGFIGAAVTPFLITSKDPNAWGVALLIAAVAASALAVARVRRWAWLALIAIIGVVAWGLTLVVFDVPQAVSASGALGLVLLALTALLLAPGLFWGPDTGPRPEPISILGAVGALVITAAAAVDGLVGGMPLSVFVLAAVGVLALAWRVKPMTLAALAVAVLAPAILTRWVFPPLPGTAMAPAGPMAGALPEPARLSIGHFMVYAFGMGALMLGAGLAGAWRGGRFLVLVGWAVTGTLGPVLMLIAAYARLTELDRSVPFAALALALAFLFTLAAERLSRSVRAYGGTIFAAGAVVTLALALTFALEKGWLTVGLALAALGVAWISTLRPLPGLRAFSATLALVVLGRIVWLPTIAVDPGATPIFNWLLWGYGVPAFAFAGAAFLLAKSGDDWSRRVHESLALLFAVMLAATEVRHLAHGGDIYASGTRLFETGLLACIYGAYAVGLSRLATITGRGFYRLFSDLVAAIAVLCALNGLGENNPFATGESVGGVLFNDLLVAFALPAGLALVFAGVQPVARAKVKLAAGGLAIVLALAYITFEVSRLFQGDVLDPDQISSAEWYAYSAAWLVSGMVLLGIGLWRGSRTLRLASAAVMVATVLKVFLSDMADLEGVLRAVSFIGLGLVLVAMGWVYQRLLAREKAAPRGPD, via the coding sequence ATGGACGAATGGGCACTTCTCATTCTTGTGGTTCTCGCCTTTCCGGTGATGACGCTGGTCGCCTTCGTGCTCGTGCTCAAGCACCGGGGCCGCATCCGGGTGCTGGAGGCGCGGGTCGCCGCGCTGGAAGCGCAGGCCTTCGGCATCGTTCCTGCCGTGCCTCCCGCCGCCGCCCCGATTCCCTCAGGCCCGGTCACGCTGGCGCCCTTCGCGCCCCGGCCGCCTGAACCGGCCACCGCGCCGCCAGAGCCCGCCCGCCCGCCGGCCCTGCATGACGTGACGCGTCCACCGCCGCTCTCGGCGCCATCGCAGCCCGAGGACGCCGCGCCGCCGCTTCCGCCGCGGCCGGGCTTCGATGCCGGCCAGCTCAAGGAACGCTTCGCCGGATTCGAGGAGAAGGTGGGCGCGCGCTGGGCGGTGTGGGTGGGCGGCCTCGCCCTGGCTCTGGGCGGAGTGTTCCTGGTGCGCTTCGCCGTGGAGCAGGACCTCATCGGCCCGGGCATGCGGGTGGGGCTGGGGCTGCTGCTGGCGGTCGCGCTGCTCGCGGGGGGAGAAGTGCTGCGCCGCCGTGCCCGCAGGGAAGAGCCGGCCGAGCCGCTTTCGGCGCCGGCTGCCGGCCCCTTTGCCGGCCTTGGGCGGGTGCCGGACGTGCCGAGCATCCTCACCGCCGCCGGCACCATGACCGCCTTCGGCAGCATCTATGCGGCCTATGAGCTGTACCACCTCATTCCGCCGCAGGCCGCCTTCCTGCTGCTGGCGGCCACCGGCGTCGCCACCCTGCTCGCCGCCTTGCTGCATGGTCCGGCTCTTGCGGCGCTGGGCTTCATCGGCGCGGCGGTGACGCCCTTCCTCATCACCTCGAAGGATCCCAATGCCTGGGGCGTCGCCCTGCTGATCGCGGCGGTGGCGGCGAGCGCGCTCGCCGTGGCGCGGGTGCGGCGCTGGGCGTGGCTGGCCCTGATCGCCATCATCGGCGTGGTGGCGTGGGGTCTCACCTTGGTGGTGTTCGACGTGCCGCAGGCCGTGAGCGCCTCGGGCGCGCTGGGGCTGGTGCTGCTGGCGCTGACCGCCCTGTTGCTGGCACCGGGCCTGTTCTGGGGTCCCGATACCGGCCCGCGGCCGGAGCCGATCTCCATCCTCGGTGCCGTGGGCGCTCTGGTCATCACCGCCGCGGCGGCGGTGGACGGGCTGGTGGGCGGCATGCCGCTCTCGGTCTTCGTGCTCGCCGCCGTGGGCGTGCTGGCGCTGGCGTGGCGGGTGAAACCCATGACCTTGGCCGCGCTTGCGGTTGCGGTGCTGGCTCCCGCGATCCTCACCCGATGGGTGTTTCCGCCGCTGCCGGGCACCGCCATGGCCCCCGCCGGGCCCATGGCCGGCGCGCTGCCGGAGCCGGCGCGGCTCTCGATCGGCCACTTCATGGTCTACGCCTTCGGCATGGGCGCGCTGATGCTGGGGGCGGGGCTTGCCGGCGCGTGGCGCGGCGGGCGATTCCTGGTCCTGGTCGGCTGGGCGGTCACGGGCACCCTCGGCCCGGTGCTGATGCTGATCGCCGCCTATGCGCGCCTCACTGAGCTCGACCGCAGCGTGCCGTTCGCGGCGCTGGCGCTGGCCCTCGCCTTCCTCTTCACGCTCGCCGCCGAGCGGCTGTCGCGGAGCGTGCGCGCCTATGGCGGCACCATCTTCGCCGCCGGGGCGGTGGTGACGCTCGCGCTCGCGCTCACCTTCGCGCTGGAGAAGGGCTGGCTCACGGTGGGCCTCGCGCTGGCGGCGCTGGGCGTGGCGTGGATCTCCACCCTGCGGCCGCTGCCGGGGCTGCGCGCCTTCTCCGCCACCCTCGCGCTGGTGGTGCTGGGTCGCATCGTGTGGCTGCCCACCATCGCCGTGGACCCCGGAGCCACCCCGATTTTCAACTGGCTGCTGTGGGGCTACGGCGTGCCGGCCTTCGCCTTCGCCGGCGCCGCCTTCCTGCTGGCGAAGAGCGGCGACGACTGGAGCCGCCGGGTGCATGAGAGCCTGGCGCTGCTGTTCGCGGTGATGCTGGCGGCAACCGAGGTGCGCCACCTCGCCCATGGCGGCGACATCTATGCCAGCGGTACCCGCCTGTTCGAGACCGGGCTGCTCGCCTGCATCTACGGGGCCTATGCGGTGGGCCTGTCGCGCCTTGCCACCATCACCGGGCGCGGCTTCTACCGGCTGTTCTCGGACCTCGTCGCGGCGATCGCGGTGCTGTGCGCCCTCAACGGCCTCGGGGAGAACAATCCGTTCGCCACCGGGGAGAGCGTCGGCGGGGTGCTGTTCAACGACCTGCTGGTCGCCTTCGCGCTGCCGGCGGGGCTGGCGCTGGTGTTCGCCGGGGTGCAGCCGGTGGCGCGCGCCAAGGTGAAGCTGGCGGCGGGCGGGCTCGCCATCGTGCTGGCGCTGGCCTACATCACCTTCGAGGTGAGCCGCCTGTTCCAGGGCGACGTGCTTGATCCCGACCAGATCAGCTCGGCCGAGTGGTACGCCTATTCGGCGGCGTGGCTGGTTTCGGGCATGGTGCTGCTGGGCATCGGCCTGTGGCGCGGATCGCGCACCCTGCGCCTCGCCTCGGCGGCGGTGATGGTGGCGACCGTGCTGAAGGTGTTCCTCTCCGACATGGCGGATCTGGAGGGCGTGCTGCGCGCGGTCTCCTTCATCGGCCTCGGACTGGTTCTGGTGGCCATGGGCTGGGTCTACCAGCGCCTGCTCGCCCGCGAGAAGGCCGCGCCACGCGGGCCTGATTGA
- a CDS encoding Tetratricopeptide TPR_2 repeat protein (PFAM: TPR repeat-containing protein; Tetratricopeptide TPR_2 repeat protein~SMART: Tetratricopeptide domain protein~KEGG: rpc:RPC_4357 tetratricopeptide TPR_2), with the protein MTTARPFFSLALAAGFAAVLHLAASPARAEAVPDVDTSLAGNYLAARLASSERDSDAAVTYLRNLMKLDARNDEIVERTFFAMLMDGDIDEAMKLADRMVKADRTHRIARLALSVRAIKKAHYQTARTNLALSVRGPIGDLTATLLAAWTFYGSGNTKGAVELIDRLEGPDWYVPLKELHAGLILDAAGQKKEAGKRLEQAMKIDPGSLRAIDAYARWASRNESIDAALAAYGSFEKQLPNHPIVMAAIRDLKAGKTLPPLVKTAQEGSSEVLYGLGSTVGRQGGEDLALVYLQLAIWLYPEHPFASLTLADLYEQLKQPSKAIEVYESVPDSSPLKRNAEVQLAVNLDAADKYKEARAHLDKMIAADPKDIEAIVALGKIQQSRKMFAECAETYSKAIALIPQPTKGNWALFYFRGICNERSKNWPAAEADLKKALELNPDQPHVLNYLGYSWVDQGVNLDQGVEMIRKAAKLRPDDGPIVDSLGWAYYRLGRYDEAVVQLERAIELMPQDPVINDHLGDAYWKVGRKLEAGFQWAHARDLKPEPDDLTKIVQKIDKGLDAVDQPAPVRKAEETQKGG; encoded by the coding sequence GTGACGACTGCACGCCCCTTTTTCTCCCTGGCCCTTGCGGCCGGCTTTGCTGCGGTGCTCCATCTCGCGGCGAGCCCGGCCCGCGCCGAAGCGGTCCCCGACGTCGATACCTCGCTGGCCGGCAATTATCTCGCCGCGCGGCTCGCCAGCTCCGAGCGCGATTCGGATGCGGCGGTGACCTACCTGCGCAACCTGATGAAGCTCGATGCGCGAAATGACGAGATCGTCGAGCGCACCTTCTTCGCCATGCTCATGGATGGCGACATCGACGAGGCCATGAAGCTGGCCGACCGCATGGTGAAGGCGGACCGCACCCACCGCATCGCCCGCCTCGCCCTGTCCGTTCGCGCCATCAAGAAGGCGCACTACCAGACCGCCCGCACCAACCTCGCCCTTTCGGTGCGCGGCCCCATCGGCGATCTCACCGCCACGCTGCTGGCCGCCTGGACCTTCTACGGCTCCGGCAACACCAAGGGCGCGGTGGAGCTCATCGACCGGCTGGAAGGCCCCGACTGGTATGTGCCCCTGAAGGAACTGCATGCCGGCCTCATCCTCGATGCCGCCGGGCAGAAGAAGGAAGCGGGCAAGCGCCTCGAGCAGGCGATGAAGATCGATCCCGGCTCGCTGCGCGCCATCGACGCCTATGCCCGCTGGGCCTCGCGCAACGAGAGCATCGACGCGGCGCTGGCCGCCTATGGCAGCTTCGAGAAGCAGCTGCCCAACCACCCCATCGTGATGGCGGCCATCCGCGACCTGAAGGCGGGCAAGACCCTGCCGCCGCTGGTCAAGACGGCGCAGGAGGGCTCCTCCGAGGTGCTCTATGGCCTCGGCTCCACCGTGGGCCGGCAGGGCGGCGAGGACCTTGCCCTCGTCTATCTGCAGCTCGCCATCTGGCTCTATCCCGAGCACCCCTTCGCCAGCCTGACGCTGGCCGATCTCTATGAGCAGCTGAAGCAGCCCTCCAAGGCCATCGAGGTCTATGAGAGCGTGCCGGACAGCTCGCCGCTGAAGCGCAACGCCGAGGTCCAGCTGGCCGTCAACCTCGACGCCGCCGACAAGTACAAGGAGGCCCGCGCCCATCTGGACAAGATGATTGCGGCCGACCCCAAGGACATCGAGGCCATCGTGGCGCTGGGCAAGATCCAGCAGTCGCGCAAGATGTTCGCCGAATGCGCTGAGACCTATTCCAAGGCTATCGCCCTCATTCCCCAGCCCACCAAGGGCAATTGGGCGCTGTTCTATTTCCGCGGCATCTGCAACGAGCGCTCGAAGAACTGGCCGGCTGCGGAGGCCGACCTGAAGAAGGCGCTGGAACTGAACCCGGACCAGCCCCATGTGCTCAACTATCTGGGCTACAGCTGGGTGGACCAGGGCGTTAACCTCGACCAGGGCGTCGAGATGATCCGCAAGGCAGCCAAGCTGCGGCCCGACGACGGCCCCATCGTGGACAGCCTGGGCTGGGCTTATTATCGCCTCGGTCGCTACGACGAGGCGGTGGTGCAGCTTGAGCGCGCCATCGAGCTGATGCCGCAGGATCCGGTCATCAACGACCATCTGGGCGACGCCTACTGGAAGGTCGGCCGCAAGCTGGAGGCGGGCTTCCAGTGGGCCCACGCCCGCGACCTCAAGCCCGAGCCGGACGACCTGACCAAGATCGTCCAGAAGATCGACAAGGGCCTTGACGCGGTGGACCAGCCGGCCCCCGTGCGCAAGGCCGAAGAGACCCAGAAGGGCGGTTGA
- a CDS encoding protein of unknown function DUF971 (PFAM: protein of unknown function DUF971~KEGG: acr:Acry_2126 protein of unknown function DUF971) yields the protein MATASAPAAAWPTELRVVNERHALAVTFDDGQSFTLPAEYLRVESPSAEVQGHNPDEKILVAGKRNVRIAQVEPVGNYAVRLIFDDGHSTGLYTWPLLLAYGVEQEEKFGAYLKALDDAGLSRG from the coding sequence ATGGCCACAGCGTCTGCCCCCGCCGCGGCATGGCCCACCGAGCTGCGCGTGGTGAACGAGCGGCACGCCCTCGCCGTCACCTTCGATGATGGCCAGAGCTTCACCCTGCCGGCCGAATATCTGCGCGTGGAAAGCCCCTCCGCAGAGGTGCAGGGCCACAATCCGGACGAGAAAATCCTCGTCGCCGGCAAGCGCAACGTTCGCATCGCCCAGGTGGAGCCGGTGGGCAATTACGCCGTGCGGCTCATCTTCGACGACGGCCACTCCACCGGCCTCTACACTTGGCCGCTGCTCCTCGCCTACGGGGTCGAGCAGGAGGAAAAGTTCGGCGCCTATCTCAAGGCGCTGGACGACGCCGGCCTGTCGCGCGGGTAA
- a CDS encoding protein of unknown function UPF0060 (PFAM: protein of unknown function UPF0060~KEGG: nha:Nham_2004 protein of unknown function UPF0060), translated as MTLPAFLFAALGEIAGCFAVWHVVRLGGSHWWLLPGIVSLAAFAYALTFVEAEAAGRAFAAYGGIYILSSLVWMWTVEGVRPDRWDATGAALCLAGAAVIVFGPRG; from the coding sequence ATGACGCTGCCCGCCTTCCTCTTCGCCGCCCTTGGGGAAATCGCCGGCTGTTTCGCGGTCTGGCATGTGGTGCGGCTCGGCGGGTCGCACTGGTGGCTGCTGCCCGGCATCGTGAGCCTTGCCGCCTTCGCCTATGCCCTCACCTTCGTGGAGGCGGAGGCTGCCGGCCGGGCGTTCGCGGCCTATGGCGGCATCTATATCCTGTCGTCGCTGGTCTGGATGTGGACGGTGGAAGGCGTGCGCCCCGACCGTTGGGACGCCACCGGCGCGGCTCTGTGCCTCGCCGGGGCGGCGGTCATCGTCTTCGGCCCGCGGGGCTGA
- a CDS encoding 4-(cytidine 5'-diphospho)-2-C-methyl-D-erythritol kinase (PFAM: GHMP kinase~KEGG: bbt:BBta_2348 4-diphosphocytidyl-2-C-methyl-D-erythritol kinase), protein MELMRARAPAKINLTLRIEGRRADGFHDLASLVAFAGAGDLVFLHPDAPLALEVCGPTAAAAGPDDDNLVLRAARAFAERVPGARLGRFVLEKRLPVAAGLGGGSSDAAAALRLLAGLNGLALDDPRLFAAARATGSDVPVCLDPRARLMRGVGDVLSAPLALPPLSAVLVNCRVAVPTAGVFRALGLAPGAALAGPEHPAGLPETTMGNAAAVCAFLSGLPNDLEPPALALAPEIGRAMALLSEAPEARLVRMSGSGATVFALTDSCRTAASLARRLLAQQPGWWVKPTLLR, encoded by the coding sequence ATGGAACTGATGCGCGCGCGCGCCCCGGCGAAGATCAACCTGACGTTGCGCATCGAAGGCCGTCGCGCCGACGGCTTTCACGATCTCGCGAGCCTCGTCGCCTTTGCCGGCGCCGGCGACCTCGTTTTCCTCCATCCCGATGCGCCCTTGGCGCTGGAGGTCTGCGGCCCCACGGCCGCCGCCGCCGGCCCGGACGACGACAATCTGGTGCTGCGCGCGGCCCGTGCCTTTGCGGAACGGGTGCCCGGCGCGCGGCTCGGCCGTTTCGTGCTGGAAAAGCGGCTGCCGGTGGCGGCGGGACTGGGGGGCGGCTCGTCCGATGCCGCCGCCGCGCTGCGCCTGCTCGCCGGCCTCAACGGGCTGGCGCTGGATGATCCGCGCCTGTTTGCGGCCGCCCGCGCCACCGGATCGGACGTGCCGGTGTGCCTTGATCCACGGGCGCGGCTGATGCGCGGGGTGGGCGATGTGCTCTCGGCCCCGCTCGCCCTGCCGCCCTTGTCGGCGGTGCTGGTGAATTGCCGGGTCGCCGTGCCCACTGCCGGCGTGTTCCGTGCGCTGGGCCTTGCGCCGGGCGCGGCTTTGGCTGGTCCCGAGCACCCGGCCGGTCTGCCGGAGACGACGATGGGGAATGCGGCGGCCGTGTGCGCCTTCCTGTCCGGCCTGCCGAACGATCTGGAGCCGCCGGCCCTGGCGCTGGCGCCGGAGATCGGCCGGGCCATGGCCCTGCTTTCCGAAGCGCCCGAGGCGCGGCTGGTGCGCATGTCCGGCTCCGGCGCAACGGTGTTCGCCCTCACCGACAGCTGCCGCACCGCCGCATCGCTGGCACGGCGCCTGCTTGCGCAGCAGCCCGGCTGGTGGGTGAAGCCCACACTTCTGCGATAG
- a CDS encoding Thiolase (PFAM: Thiolase~KEGG: mes:Meso_3505 thiolase), which translates to MPAGDLENKAAIVGWAHSPFGKLEDADTEALMGRVAGAAIEHAGLAPSDVDSIHVGVFNAGFQKQDFQGAMPALSVPELAHTPAVRVENACATGSAAIHSALNYIASGQGRIALVVGAEKMTAKPTAEVGDILLNASYRKEEADIDGGFAGVFGRIAQHYFQRYGDRSEELARIAAKNHKNGVSNPYAQMRKDFGFEFCNTISEKNPYVAGPLRRTDCSLVSDGAAALVIASPDVAQTLQRAVAFRARAHANDILPLSRRDPIAFEGARRAWVKALEQGGISLDDLDLVETHDCFTIAELLEYEAMGLAKPGEGYKVVREGITEKTGKLPVNASGGLKSKGHPIGATGVSMHVLCAMQLMGEAGDMQIADAKMAGIFNMGGAAVANYVSVLERVK; encoded by the coding sequence ATGCCTGCAGGAGATCTGGAGAACAAGGCCGCCATCGTGGGCTGGGCCCATTCGCCGTTCGGCAAGCTCGAGGATGCCGACACCGAAGCGCTGATGGGCCGCGTGGCCGGCGCCGCTATCGAGCATGCGGGCCTTGCCCCCTCGGATGTGGATTCCATCCATGTGGGCGTGTTCAACGCCGGCTTCCAGAAGCAGGATTTCCAGGGCGCCATGCCAGCCCTGAGCGTGCCGGAACTCGCCCACACCCCGGCGGTGCGGGTGGAGAATGCCTGCGCCACCGGATCGGCCGCCATCCATTCGGCGCTCAACTATATCGCCAGCGGTCAGGGCCGCATCGCCCTCGTGGTGGGGGCCGAGAAGATGACCGCCAAGCCCACCGCCGAGGTGGGTGACATCCTCCTCAACGCCTCCTACCGTAAGGAAGAAGCCGACATCGACGGCGGTTTTGCCGGCGTGTTCGGCCGCATCGCGCAGCATTATTTCCAGCGCTACGGCGATCGCTCCGAGGAACTTGCGCGCATCGCCGCCAAGAACCACAAGAACGGCGTTTCCAATCCCTACGCCCAGATGCGCAAGGATTTCGGCTTCGAGTTCTGCAACACCATTTCCGAGAAGAACCCCTATGTGGCCGGCCCCCTGCGCCGCACCGACTGCTCGCTGGTGTCGGACGGCGCCGCGGCCCTCGTGATCGCCTCGCCCGACGTGGCGCAGACGCTGCAGCGCGCCGTCGCCTTCCGCGCCCGTGCCCATGCCAACGACATCCTGCCGTTGTCGCGGCGCGATCCCATCGCCTTCGAGGGCGCCCGCCGCGCCTGGGTGAAGGCGCTGGAGCAGGGCGGCATCAGCCTCGACGACCTCGACCTGGTGGAGACCCACGACTGTTTCACCATCGCCGAACTGCTTGAATACGAGGCCATGGGCCTCGCCAAGCCCGGCGAGGGTTACAAGGTGGTGCGCGAGGGCATCACCGAGAAGACCGGCAAGCTGCCGGTGAACGCCTCGGGCGGGCTGAAGTCCAAGGGCCATCCCATCGGCGCCACCGGCGTGTCCATGCATGTGCTCTGCGCCATGCAGCTCATGGGCGAGGCCGGCGACATGCAGATCGCCGACGCCAAGATGGCCGGCATCTTCAACATGGGCGGTGCCGCCGTGGCCAATTACGTCTCCGTGCTCGAACGGGTGAAGTGA